Proteins encoded by one window of Synechococcus sp. WH 7805:
- a CDS encoding DUF3887 domain-containing protein, with the protein MKLTSCLLAAALATSTLELIPAFSVRAESLVSQATAAPRTELSPRQATEAATALLQAIQTKNAAGIYSLLSSPLQAATSVEAIANRLQSAPGIETFRVVAVNPGIDDTTVDTVAITNGGTREVPLLLVLDDEGKLLAWKWVGTMRPIEQTALNFVKDLDASRWVAARYYLDLDFQKEISPADLQRKWTKLEGLLGGVKRIKSALVASQGGDQQLVLVTIEFGKITDNLFVIFNRQGRIINVDFSADLV; encoded by the coding sequence GTGAAGCTCACCTCCTGTCTTCTGGCTGCAGCCCTGGCCACCAGCACGCTTGAGCTGATCCCAGCATTCTCCGTTCGTGCTGAGAGCCTTGTCAGCCAGGCCACCGCGGCCCCCCGCACAGAACTCAGCCCCCGCCAGGCCACCGAGGCCGCCACGGCTCTTCTTCAGGCGATTCAAACAAAAAATGCCGCGGGGATTTATTCCCTGCTGTCCTCCCCGCTTCAGGCGGCAACAAGTGTGGAGGCCATCGCCAATCGCTTGCAATCCGCACCTGGGATTGAAACCTTCCGCGTGGTTGCCGTAAACCCCGGCATAGACGACACAACGGTGGACACGGTTGCAATCACCAACGGTGGGACTCGGGAGGTTCCTCTCCTGTTGGTGCTCGACGATGAGGGAAAGCTGCTGGCCTGGAAATGGGTGGGCACCATGCGGCCGATTGAGCAAACGGCACTCAATTTTGTGAAGGATCTGGATGCAAGCCGGTGGGTGGCAGCCCGGTACTACCTCGATCTCGATTTTCAGAAGGAGATTTCGCCGGCCGATCTGCAACGCAAATGGACCAAACTGGAAGGGCTTCTTGGTGGTGTGAAGCGCATCAAGAGCGCACTGGTCGCCAGCCAGGGCGGTGACCAGCAGCTGGTGCTGGTCACCATCGAGTTCGGGAAAATCACTGACAATCTGTTCGTGATCTTCAACCGGCAGGGCCGGATCATCAACGTGGATTTTTCAGCGGATCTGGTCTGA
- the glgB gene encoding 1,4-alpha-glucan branching protein GlgB yields the protein MTNTVLEWMVEDAQRLAECRHDHPFAVLGPQAQDDGGWIIRVWMPEADSVTLLLGDREMVMSTPHHPWIFEASVTQDPGCRYRLRVQRGGITHEQHDPWAFRQEWMGEMDRHLFAEGNHHHIWRRMGAHRCERESIQGVMFCLWAPHARSVSVIGDLNSWDGRHHPMQQRLGGIWELFIPELNEGNLYKYEIRTQDGHCYQKADPYGFQHEVRPDTSSVVNHLDGFHWTDSDWIQKRDSSNPLDQPISVYEMHLGSWIHAAANEPFIEADGTPRAPVPAADLKPGARLLTYPELADRLIPYVKERGFTHIELMPITEHPFDGSWGYQVTGWYAPTSRYGTPDEFRAFVDRCHAEGIGVIIDWVPGHFPRDSHGLAFFDGCHLYEHADPRIGEHKEWGTLIFNYSRNEVRNFLVANLVFWFDQFHIDGIRVDAVASMLYRDYLRPDGEWLPNDHGGRENTEAVQFLQQANHVLFQHFPGALSIAEESTTWPMVTQPTDIGGLGFNLKWNMGWMHDMLDYFELDPWFRQFHQNNITFSIWYTYTENFMLALSHDEVVHGKSNLLHKMPGDDWQKYANTRALLAYMWTHPGKKTIFMGMEFGQRAEWNVWGDLQWDLLNYEPHQGVQRMVDDLNGLYKAEPALWRDDFDQFGFQWIDCNDNRHSVISFMRRESASGTWLVVVANFTPQSHSHYRVGVPLAGFYEEIFNTDASKYGGSNLGNMGGKPTEEWGIHGYDNSLDLCLPPLSLMVFKHDPKRSLNQAQV from the coding sequence ATGACCAACACTGTTCTCGAGTGGATGGTTGAGGACGCACAACGGTTGGCCGAGTGCCGTCATGACCATCCGTTTGCTGTCCTCGGCCCCCAGGCTCAGGACGACGGAGGTTGGATCATCCGTGTCTGGATGCCTGAAGCAGACAGTGTGACCCTGCTCCTGGGCGATCGGGAGATGGTGATGTCAACCCCTCACCACCCCTGGATCTTCGAAGCCTCCGTCACCCAAGACCCGGGCTGCAGGTACCGGTTACGGGTTCAGCGTGGTGGGATCACCCATGAGCAGCATGACCCGTGGGCATTTCGCCAGGAATGGATGGGCGAAATGGACCGCCATCTGTTCGCCGAAGGCAACCATCACCACATTTGGCGACGGATGGGTGCCCATCGATGCGAGCGGGAAAGCATTCAGGGTGTGATGTTCTGCCTGTGGGCACCGCACGCGCGCAGCGTGAGTGTGATCGGCGACCTCAATTCCTGGGATGGACGCCATCACCCCATGCAGCAGCGTCTGGGTGGCATCTGGGAACTGTTCATCCCCGAGCTCAACGAAGGCAACTTGTATAAGTATGAAATCCGCACCCAGGACGGCCACTGCTATCAGAAGGCCGATCCGTACGGGTTTCAGCATGAGGTGCGTCCAGACACCAGCTCCGTGGTGAATCACCTGGATGGCTTCCATTGGACCGACAGCGACTGGATCCAGAAACGGGACAGCAGCAACCCCCTCGATCAACCGATCTCGGTGTACGAAATGCACCTTGGCAGCTGGATCCACGCGGCCGCCAACGAGCCGTTCATCGAAGCCGATGGCACCCCACGCGCTCCGGTTCCAGCCGCTGACCTCAAGCCAGGAGCTCGTCTTCTCACCTATCCGGAACTGGCCGATCGCCTGATTCCATACGTCAAGGAGAGAGGGTTCACCCACATCGAACTGATGCCAATCACCGAGCATCCCTTCGATGGCTCCTGGGGATATCAGGTCACCGGCTGGTATGCACCCACAAGCCGCTACGGCACACCCGATGAATTCCGGGCGTTCGTGGATCGTTGTCATGCCGAAGGCATCGGCGTGATCATCGACTGGGTCCCAGGACACTTCCCACGCGATAGCCACGGCCTCGCCTTCTTCGACGGCTGCCATCTCTATGAACATGCCGACCCAAGGATTGGGGAGCACAAGGAGTGGGGGACCTTAATTTTCAACTACAGCCGCAATGAGGTTCGCAATTTCCTCGTTGCCAACCTTGTGTTCTGGTTCGATCAATTCCACATCGACGGGATCAGGGTGGACGCTGTTGCATCAATGCTCTACCGCGACTACCTGCGGCCTGACGGCGAATGGCTTCCGAACGATCACGGCGGCAGGGAAAACACCGAAGCCGTGCAATTCCTTCAGCAGGCCAATCACGTGCTCTTCCAGCACTTCCCAGGTGCCCTCTCAATCGCCGAGGAATCCACCACCTGGCCGATGGTGACCCAGCCCACGGACATCGGTGGCCTTGGCTTCAACCTGAAATGGAACATGGGCTGGATGCACGACATGCTCGATTACTTCGAGCTTGATCCCTGGTTCCGACAGTTCCACCAGAACAACATCACATTCTCCATCTGGTACACGTACACAGAAAATTTCATGCTCGCGCTCAGCCACGACGAGGTGGTGCACGGAAAGAGCAATCTGTTGCACAAAATGCCTGGGGATGACTGGCAGAAATACGCCAACACGCGGGCATTACTGGCCTACATGTGGACCCATCCCGGGAAGAAAACCATCTTCATGGGCATGGAGTTCGGCCAAAGGGCTGAATGGAATGTCTGGGGAGATCTGCAATGGGATCTTCTCAATTACGAGCCCCATCAAGGTGTTCAGCGCATGGTCGATGACCTCAATGGGCTTTACAAAGCCGAGCCCGCCCTCTGGCGTGATGATTTTGATCAGTTTGGATTCCAGTGGATCGACTGCAACGACAACCGCCACTCAGTGATCAGCTTCATGCGTCGAGAGAGCGCCAGTGGCACCTGGCTCGTGGTTGTGGCGAACTTCACTCCCCAGAGTCATTCTCACTACCGAGTTGGTGTTCCCTTGGCCGGGTTCTACGAAGAGATCTTCAACACTGATGCCAGCAAATATGGAGGCAGCAACCTGGGCAACATGGGCGGAAAGCCCACTGAAGAGTGGGGGATCCACGGCTACGACAACTCCCTCGACCTTTGCCTGCCTCCCTTGAGCTTGATGGTGTTCAAACACGATCCCAAAAGGAGTCTCAATCAGGCTCAAGTTTGA
- a CDS encoding DUF4332 domain-containing protein, producing the protein MNPADPLRELPQGLRDEQAQLLASGLNTWGDVQNLTDHQISRLAASGRASARNLRRLKGMADLGCCLDLAPADAALLMHAGLATVAAVAGSSPPELVTRTGRLERQLRSGRPPVVDLALARTWILRAKERQNTN; encoded by the coding sequence ATGAACCCCGCCGATCCACTCAGGGAGCTCCCCCAGGGACTACGTGATGAACAGGCTCAGCTTTTGGCCTCAGGACTCAACACCTGGGGGGACGTGCAAAACCTCACCGACCATCAGATCAGTCGCCTAGCCGCCTCAGGCAGGGCCTCAGCCCGCAACCTGCGCCGCCTCAAAGGAATGGCCGATCTGGGATGCTGCCTCGACCTGGCCCCCGCCGATGCGGCCCTGCTGATGCATGCGGGCCTGGCCACAGTCGCAGCCGTGGCGGGTTCATCACCCCCCGAGCTGGTGACTCGTACTGGGCGTTTAGAACGGCAATTGCGCAGTGGCCGCCCGCCGGTGGTTGACCTGGCTTTGGCAAGGACCTGGATCCTGAGAGCCAAGGAGAGGCAAAACACGAACTGA
- a CDS encoding Ycf51 family protein, which translates to MPLPELLETSSGWLAWGGAAMSALTIVAFIARWGLRFRLVGVSSFTLLLSASCWAFSVSYTPTVKVDGAVRVPIVFDNGDDLVVAQAGVDFPPEAVAPTLEQLAQNVRPGGRSSAVVSVRLRQLQPAGDGASKPIVLGELERSFEP; encoded by the coding sequence ATGCCCTTACCGGAGTTGCTTGAAACCTCGAGCGGCTGGCTGGCCTGGGGCGGAGCAGCGATGTCGGCACTCACGATCGTGGCCTTCATCGCCCGCTGGGGACTGCGATTCCGTCTGGTGGGGGTCAGCAGTTTCACCCTGCTGCTATCGGCGAGCTGCTGGGCCTTTTCGGTGAGCTACACCCCCACAGTGAAGGTGGATGGTGCCGTTCGCGTCCCCATTGTTTTCGACAATGGCGACGATCTTGTGGTGGCACAGGCAGGCGTTGACTTTCCCCCTGAGGCCGTGGCACCCACCCTTGAACAGCTTGCTCAGAATGTGAGACCAGGTGGACGGAGCAGCGCGGTGGTGTCAGTGCGACTGCGCCAGCTGCAACCGGCAGGCGATGGAGCCTCGAAGCCCATCGTCCTGGGGGAACTGGAGCGGAGCTTCGAGCCCTAA
- a CDS encoding CocE/NonD family hydrolase: MFADHNLITGDGVALASRLWRPDAPGPWPCLLMRQPYGRAIASTVTLPHPQWWCRNGFMVLVQDVRGQGDSGGVFKGFSQEAEDTATTLDWIRAHPDCNGRIGLYGFSYQGLTQLLAPEDCAPPDCMAPAMCGLDERHHWSCEGGAHWWHLGLGWGLQLAALQARRRNDQSAWGEIRESLENGRYLRNGRDLLERHDPDGMALRWLKLPADQADGWTQHHSPRSWLRRPLLLLGGWWDPHLRGVLDLAERSRAAGGSPELHIGPATHLQWWPQSSALLLNFFQRHLQDHSAPGENAGMLRLWDQGSDQWIDMPWTTADSPTASAIGWHLASDGLACLDPNEGRLLNPPEGSGGTVTVVHDPWRPVPAVGGHLSPSAGPCDRSSIDQRSDVAVFTSAPLQDTRVLNGRPVLRCEASADQPGFDLSVTLSRLPAGSTTTQQLSMGLRRVLGDSALRREERLVELQPVYASLQPGDRLRLSFAGAAWPAVAINPGTPHHACGAPNPECRVISIALHLDKALLWIDPLLVLHRDGIPAD; the protein is encoded by the coding sequence ATGTTCGCTGATCACAATCTGATCACCGGCGACGGCGTAGCACTTGCATCCAGACTCTGGCGGCCCGATGCCCCCGGACCATGGCCATGCCTGCTGATGCGTCAGCCGTATGGCAGAGCGATCGCATCGACAGTCACCCTGCCCCACCCTCAGTGGTGGTGTCGCAATGGCTTCATGGTGCTAGTGCAAGACGTGCGCGGGCAGGGAGACTCTGGGGGAGTTTTTAAGGGATTCAGTCAGGAAGCCGAAGACACAGCCACAACCCTGGATTGGATTCGGGCCCACCCAGACTGCAATGGTCGGATCGGTCTCTATGGCTTTTCTTACCAAGGGCTGACCCAGCTGCTTGCCCCGGAAGACTGTGCCCCTCCCGATTGCATGGCACCGGCCATGTGTGGGCTGGATGAGCGCCATCACTGGAGCTGCGAAGGCGGTGCCCACTGGTGGCATCTCGGCCTGGGCTGGGGCCTCCAATTGGCAGCATTACAGGCCAGGAGACGGAACGATCAGAGCGCTTGGGGGGAGATCCGCGAAAGCCTCGAGAACGGTCGTTATCTACGCAACGGTCGAGATCTGCTGGAACGCCACGATCCCGATGGCATGGCCCTGCGCTGGCTGAAACTGCCTGCAGACCAAGCCGATGGTTGGACACAGCACCACAGCCCACGATCCTGGTTGCGTCGCCCCCTGCTGCTGCTGGGCGGATGGTGGGATCCCCACCTCCGCGGCGTCCTGGATCTGGCCGAAAGGTCCCGGGCCGCAGGCGGAAGTCCCGAACTGCACATCGGGCCAGCCACCCACCTGCAGTGGTGGCCTCAAAGCAGTGCACTGCTGCTGAACTTCTTTCAGCGCCATCTGCAGGACCACTCGGCGCCCGGTGAGAACGCCGGGATGTTGAGGCTCTGGGACCAGGGGAGTGATCAGTGGATTGATATGCCCTGGACGACGGCGGACAGTCCGACAGCAAGCGCGATCGGCTGGCATCTCGCCAGTGATGGCCTGGCCTGCCTGGATCCCAACGAAGGCCGTCTTCTCAATCCACCGGAAGGCTCCGGTGGAACCGTCACGGTTGTGCATGACCCCTGGCGTCCGGTCCCGGCCGTGGGAGGTCACCTGAGTCCTTCAGCAGGCCCATGCGACCGAAGCTCCATTGATCAGCGCAGTGATGTGGCCGTGTTCACCAGTGCTCCCTTGCAGGACACACGCGTGCTGAATGGACGTCCGGTCCTGCGCTGTGAGGCCTCGGCGGACCAACCCGGATTCGATCTCAGCGTGACCCTCTCCAGACTTCCTGCGGGGTCGACAACAACCCAGCAGCTATCGATGGGGCTCCGAAGGGTTCTTGGAGACAGTGCCCTCCGGCGGGAGGAACGCTTGGTTGAACTACAGCCGGTCTATGCCAGCCTTCAGCCCGGTGACCGCCTGCGACTCTCCTTCGCTGGTGCGGCATGGCCAGCGGTTGCCATCAACCCAGGCACACCGCACCACGCCTGCGGAGCACCAAACCCTGAGTGTCGGGTGATCAGCATCGCGTTGCATCTGGACAAAGCCTTGCTCTGGATCGATCCCTTGCTGGTACTACACCGTGATGGTATTCCGGCAGACTAA